A stretch of the Capsicum annuum cultivar UCD-10X-F1 chromosome 8, UCD10Xv1.1, whole genome shotgun sequence genome encodes the following:
- the LOC107838963 gene encoding E3 ubiquitin-protein ligase At4g11680 isoform X3, whose amino-acid sequence MDVISEEPTRENTTDRFPLLMEQAQSHKRNEYAINIEQRGDPSSSGLTVNNSPRNLETLSSEDRPTNRHSPSISNGSNSQSPSITRRSEGFGRRWSPVNTLLWISIELVFTLGQIVAAVVVLSLSRHEKPRTPLFAWVVGYTAGCTVSLPLLYSRYLHRYQVADQRSSQQRQGSPRVNSTAEPNSYITISLTRSSDEEDARNRSTDIWTRQSNPRLGSLLDYVKMALDCFFAGWFVVGNIWIFGGHSSASEAPNLYRLCIVFLIFSCIGYAMPFILCAMICCCLPCIISILGVREDMYGMRGATEESINALPTHKFSGSDNAGDGISRGDQGGYIAAGTEKERAISGEDAVRRLSFLTAVR is encoded by the exons ATGGATGTAATCTCTGAGGAACCAACTCGAGAGAACACAACAGACAGATTTCCTTTGCTGATGGAACAAGCACAAAGTCACAAGAGGAATGAATATGCTATCAATATAGAACAAAGAGGTGATCCTTCATCATCAGGCTTAACTGTCAACAATTCTCCTCGTAACTTGGAAACACTCAGCAGTGAAGACAGACCAACAAATCGACATTCCCCTTCTATATCGAATGGATCAAATTCTCAAAGCCCTTCTATCACAAGGAGAAGTGAAGGTTTTGGTCGTCGCTGGAGCCCTGTTAACACTTTGTTGTGGATTTCTATTGAGCTAGTATTCACCTTAGGACAAATTGTTGCAGCTGTTGTTGTTTTGTCCTTGTCTAGGCATGAAAAACCTCGAACCCCATTATTTGCCTGGGTTGTGGGTTATACAGCTGGTTGTACAGTAAGCCTTCCACTCTTGTACTCGCGTTATCTTCACCGTTATCAAGTCGCTGATCAGAGGTCATCTCAACAGCGTCAAGGTTCACCCCGGGTCAATTCCACGGCAGAACCAAATTCTTACATAACTATCTCTTTAACTCGCTCTTCAGATGAGGAGGATGCCCGTAACAGATCTACAGACATTTGGACAAGGCAAAGCAATCCAAG GCTAGGTTCACTGTTGGATTATGTCAAAATGGCCTTGGATTGTTTCTTTGCGGGTTGGTTTGTTGTTGGCAATATTTGGATCTTTGGAGGGCACTCATCTGCTTCTGAGGCTCCCAATTTGTACAG ATTATGTATAGTTTTTCTTATCTTTAGTTGCATTGGGTATGCTATGCCTTTCATCCTGTGCGCAATGATATGTTGTTGCCTTCCTTGTATCATTTCAATCCTTGGTGTTCGTGAGGATATGTATGGAATGAGAGGGGCAACAGAAGAATCCATCAACGCTCTTCCTACACATAAGTTTAGTGGAAGTGACAATGCTGGAGATGGAATTTCACGAGGGGATCAAGGTGGTTATATAGCAGCAGGAACAGAGAAAGAACGTGCCATTTCAGGGGAAGATGCG